The Pyrenophora tritici-repentis strain M4 chromosome 9, whole genome shotgun sequence sequence AACCTGATGATCATCCCACTGCTTCAACCCACTAACCACAACCACCGCAACAGGTCCGTCACAATTCTTAATGAAGATAGGTACACCGCCGCCATGGATCGCATAGTCTTTCGCTGTTTCGCCCAGGCCCATCTTGGCCTTGAACTTCTCTTCATCACCTTCAAATTGGTTTTGCAGACGCCATGTACTGGCGTTGAAGCGGATGACGGCTGCGCGTTTGCGGGAGACCCAGAAGTCGTTGTCTAGAGCTGTGCCGGAGTGTGTTACCTGCGTTTGGTTGTTAGCGTCAACTCTGGAAGGGATGAAGCGTGAGCATGTACAGAGTGGAAGAGCACGTGGCCTGGTGTGCTGATCGTGGAGATGTTCACCACAGCCGGTCGCTCGAAAGTCAGTAGCCTCGTGCGGATGTTGTACCCGAGCTTAAACGCAACGCTGGAATCCCAGTACGGCAAGATTGATTCCTTCTCTTGGGCTTTGATGGCTTCGACTTCGCGGGGTGCTTCAGCAAGACCCACGTGCTGCGGGATTTGTACGTCATCGGTTGCCATGATGGGGTGATGTGCTGTGTGTTGGGGTAATGGTATTGATGCAGGTGTATTTGCGGAATCTCCGGGTGATACCTATGCTTTTGCAATTGAGATGGGAAACTATATTTAACAATGATCTGGGATGTTAGCATGCTTATTCATTCAACGCCAATGCCGATGCCGCCCGTTCCAGGCAGAGCTTTCATAATTGTGGTTCTCGCGCCGGGTGGAGATACGCTAATACCCCACGATCATCGATCCTTCCGCAGAGCCGCGTTCGTCACCTTCTACCTATATCTCCATCAAGGGGCAGACCATTTCCTTAGCATGCGGGCACGTCTTTAGTGCAGGGTTTCATCGACGTTTATTCCCGTATCCTCTCAGGTTTCTACCACCAACTTTTCATATACACGACAATTCTTCATCCACTCAGCCTTTTTAACGACCGACCAATATACTCGCAGTGATGGTACCAAAGGAAGTCATATTCCTCCGTGTCTACACCTTTCGGTGACCACGTGCTTGCCCTCGCAGccactaccaccaccaccgTCAAAAAGGACAACCTAGGCCAATGGAATACCTTCAGCCCATCTTCTGGTTATGGAAAAAAATCATTGCGCTCTGGGCGCTACCCTCTAGCTTCTGCAGTGATCGAAATAAGTACCTACCGGCAGAGCAGAAAGACAAGCTAGCAGCTCAGCATCCAGCGTTGAGCCAAGCTTTGCACCCCACGACGTGAACTTCCCTTGGTTCAGGTTGCACATTGCAATCTTCATATCCTGCTCCTGCTCATTCTCCACCCATTTGTAATGGTATACCTCAAAAGAAATTTGCAGGCCAGTCCTGACAGCGAGGGCATTAGACAACGCAGCCGATACCGATGGTCCCTTGCCATCAGTATAACGAAAAATCCCGTCATCGACAATCGTCGCGCGAACATCAATGTCGCCATCGGTAGTGGATGTAGCGCTGTGTTTACACACATAGTCATCCCGTCCAAGCACCTTGTAATTGCGCAAGAATAGTTGTTGTAGATCTTCCGGCGTGAGAACACGGCCTAACTGGTCAGAAGCGGCTTTCATCACGACCGAGAAGTCTTGTCATAAACCAAGCGGTAAGTCGAGACCGGCACTCGTCTCTAGTATCCACGCGGCGCCTCCCTTTCCGCTCTGCAAGTTCACCTAAATGATACTCTTGTATGTAGCACAGATGTCCTTGGGATCCAGTGGAAGATACGGGACTTTCCAGATACTCTTTCCCTTGCTTTCTGCTGTCTTCTCTCGCTGTTTGAGCCCTTTATGGGTTGCATCTTGGTGAGAACCACTGTAAGCGAGATATACCGAGTCACCCGCATATGGAGCTCGCATACCCTTGAGGAAGGGGGCTAATGTTTTATTTCGATAAAATCTTAATTTCATTAAATACTTCTAGTTATATAATACTCGAAAATTTTGAGTGGAATTATATAACTAGATGAAAGCTCTAAATAAGCTATATTCGTGTGTACTACATTTATTTATAGTGGATATTCTAGCGGAAGCTATAGGAAGCGTTACTAATCATGCAATAACTATCTACTAATTCTGCACCAAAATACAGGACGACTGCTACAGTGGACTAAAAAGCGATGTAACAACTAAAGTTTGAGGTAAAGAGATATTACCTTGATTTGTATAAAGCAACTTACTAGTTAGTTCTCTAGCGAAAAAAATTATATCTGAAGTGTAACTATTATAGATCTCTAGTGTGCTGCGACACATTCCGGTCACCACCTCCTATAGCCGCACTGTCTTGTCCCTGGATGCTGATGCGACCGACCAGCCATCCAGTCTGGATTTCATGGCAAGTGGAATTGTGTTTTGCATAAGCATGACCATGACCTTTTCTTAATAACCCTAGGACCCTCACATATGGCCTTTCTACAGTCATGATTTCGGTTGGGATTTACTTTGAGCTTAGACTGACGCTTAACGAAGGTGTTGGGACAACATTGTGTTTAAGGTTCGTACCGTTCATCGTAACATGGTAGTGCCTACCAAGATATTTCGACGAAATTTGGAAGATCACGTGGCAGAGCAGGGTTGTGCTACGTACGTGGCTTAGTTCTCGAGCAACAAAAGCCAACCCCATTTGCCTGACGACACTCACGTCTGCTAAGGGAACGCGTGGATGACAGAACCTTCCGTCACCTCACAGGATATAAAACATCACAATGTCAGAGGCAGGCAAAATCCTGGCTGTTCTAGGAAGCCATGGTGCCGGGAAAGCGACGACTATCGGCAATCTCATCTATAAGGTATAGCGCCGCATTAGAAGATAGTTTAATTACTTACGAAGACTTAGTGTGGAGGTATCGATATGCCAACTCTGGAGAGACTCGAGAAAGGGCGCAACAACGGATACGCCAGAGCCTTCAACGAGATCAAGGCGAGGAACGAAAAACTTTACTTCTACACACCCAATAACAAGATTACCGTAACGGGTACGTGCTTCAATCTAGGTACATTGTCTAGGCACAGAATTCCCTGCTAAATCAATAAAAGAAAATTTATCTAACGCTGACGGTCTCCTTCTCATCATTATGCCTCATGAGACAGACAAGCAGCTGCAAGAGATTGGTGATCAATTGAACGGCATGGCGTCACACAAGATGGTGGTTCTGGTTAATAAGCTGTAGGTTTCACCAGTACTTTAGATCTAGTCTCTAATACGTGCTTAGGGACGAAGTCGATTGGTCTGAAGATGCGTTCACAGATTCGGTCCGAGTCACCAATGCCGTGCTTCAGAGCCTTGGAGTTTCCAAAGAACAGTATGATACACGTCGCTGAATCCCGAAACGAGCTTTAACGTACTGGGTGTAGGATTCTATTCGTTCCTGCTTCAGGACTGTACAGTGACAATCTTCTCGAGTTATCTTCAAGCCTCGCGTGGTATTCCAAGATAACAGAAAGTGGTAAAAAAAGAGTAGGGAAAGCCATCACAGTGGTTTCTGCCCTAGACTATATTCTTTCATAGGTGCTGTGTGTCCATGCATATGTGTGTGCACGTAGGAACGAATAGAAACGGTCGATGCCAGTCCTGTATGTAGctgtgaacggtctgtaggtactgtattccagctacctattccagatgctatttacagtcgagatgaagagaagaagaagaaagtGGGCGGCCATCCAAGAACAGACGATACACTTGGCACAGCACGATGTACATCGTTTTGAGATCCCAGAGAGGAGAAAGTACGAGTTGCTAAGTGGTGTTGACGAAATTGAAACTAGCCTTGCTTTCGAGCGAGACATTAGGTCATACGAAGACCTTAGCCGCGAGCGTTCACCATAGCTAGAGGAAGGTGTTTCTCGATGGATGTCAACGCGCGGCAGGGCTTTGAAATCACATCGGCAAATCCCCCCGAGGAGTCGCAACGAGAAAGAAAGTCTTACATGGTAATAGAAGTGTCTGACTGCATTTATTGTATCTCAACTTAATCTCGGATAGAACAAGGCTTCTCACAAGACTGGTACTGTAGCGTATTTTCATACACAGTTTGCACCAGCCTTTTGAGCAGTATATAAGTCTTCAATGACGCACTATTCGGAATTATACCAGCATCCTATCGGAAACAACCTGAAGTTTAGGTTTACGTGAACCTTCCTGGTATTTTCTTCAATCCTCCACTTGCTCATGCACACTTTCGAAATCGCAATCTTGGCACACATCGCACATTTTGACACTTTATTTTGTATGATTTCGTAAAATCAGAATAGTAACAGACAGGGTAGTCATGGCAGTTCATTCCTCTTTTTTAGAGAAGATATTTTCAAGTGTGGATACCGAGTAAGCAGGCCGACAAGAGCAGGAAAAAATAATTTAGTCCGCAGTGGGCGACAATTCCCCATGCAACATCCGGATTGTTTTTTTAGGAGTACGGAAGAAGTCAATTCTCGTGTTAGAAATCAGGTTTAAATTCTGACGCCAACGATCTCATGCATAGGTAGAGTCGAACGATTTAGTATGAAACACCCATGACTGCAGGAGCCAGTGAGAGGAAGGAAAAGACATACCACTTTTTGTTTACACTTTTGTATCCGGCCAGACGCAATTTAATACCTTTTTAGGCCAGAGGATGCCATACACGCCATAAGCTCACAGCCCACGGATTTTCCACAAGCGCAAAGATATTTTGGCTTGCGTCGACGATTTTTTAGAACATTCGGTATGTAAAGTTGTTTTTAGACAAAAGAAGGAGCAAAATCATCAGGGATGTCTGTAGGGATTCTTCAGTGTTTTGATAGTCAGAATTGTGTTGTAGAAAAGAAGGAGTACAGAGAAATATCGACAAAATATATAATTATTTCAACCCATAGTCTCCCAGCGTCACCCGTAAGTTGATGTGTACTTTTTTAAGTCCGCACCACGGCATCCATGGTCACGAGTACCACGGTTTTTAACCTTCTCAGACAGGCCGTTCATCATGAGCTCGGACTGGGATTTTCAGAAAATCCCCCAGGAAGAGACGGAGAGACAGTACAAACACATATCCGTAGATCAGTTGATTTTCTGACACAAAGACCCAGTTTCCACACGAGGCCTGTTTGGGATTTTTGGGACAAACCAGCACATGCGAGTACTGCCCTCCTTTTTATAAGTTTCTAATAAGCTGAAGGAGATAATAGGAAAGATGAATATCGAGCGCGGCCCCATCCACAATATATAGTCTGTTCTTCGACAGACTCAGAAACACTCATAGGGCGCTGTTATTTACACTTTTATAAAGGCGCAGTCCATAGGGATGTTGGACGGTATTTTGAAGATTTATAGGCGTATAGAAGAAGACGGAGAGAGTCATGAACCTTGACTGTTGCGCAATCTTTTCAACAAGGCCTTGTCTCACATGCAAGCGTTGTTCCGATTTTTAGAACACACAACTACTCGACTATCCGGGTTTTCAATGTTTTCATTAGATGCAGGAAATGTGGCGGGAAAGATACATGTCTTCGACCCATATCTTTTTGTATAAACAAATTTCAATTATGCTTAAGAAGTAAAGGAACAGCAAAAGAAGAGGTGGACTTATATACACCACCCCAGCCCTCTCGACGCAACATGCGTTCCTGACTCTTTGGTTTTCTTTTCTCGCAGAAAGAAGAGCAACATGTTTCTTGTCGTAGCAATTTTTTAGATTCTTCAAAATTCTGAACAGAAGAATAAGGCGCAAAGCAACATCGTTGGATAAGTTCATGGGTTTTTGAAAAGCTTTCAATGAAAGAGAAGCGCTTGGAAGCTTGCAACACATGGTTATGTGCCATGGTAGTTTTTATTTATCCATGGAAATCGCTCAGGTATGTTTATTGAGAAGGACGCAAAAGACGCCCTCATAAAAGCCTCTGCACGCTGTTTTAAGATCGTGGAGTATCGAGTGAAGGTGAATGAAGCAATATGGCGTAGCCGGTGATTTTTTGAGCGGGAAAGCAGAAGCAACGAACGCCATAATGGCATACGTTCTATCTATTTTAGAAACCGAGGGAAAGCATTTAAAGCCCGGGGTAGTTTTTTAATGTAAAATTTAAAGTTGGGAATGTAAAAAGCAGTGGATGATGAGTGTAGGACATCCGGGCAAAAGCCTTTTGTATGCCAAAAGTGCGCACGGACGCATCACTTGAGCCAAGATGGGAACAAACAAGCAGACATCCGATAGCACTCAACAAGCAAATAGTAATTGGTATCATTACGCATTAACAGCTACGTCTCATATCCACGCCTCAACTATCGTTATCATACAACAGTCTGCTCCTTCCCCTAATTACATGGCTCATAGGCCTCATTCACTAAATGTACAACTATTGCGACACACTACAGTAGCATGGAATCCAAGTTCTGTGCTGCGCTAGCGACAGACTTAACCAGATGAGTAAAGACCAAGAGCGACAACGTGAGGGTTGATCATGCTCAAGTTGAAGGGAGTGAGGTAAGGGTTGGCGTCAGTAAGAGCAACGAACATGGTACCGTTAACGGCTGGGTCACCCTCGTAGACCTCACCGGCGGGCTGGTAGGTGAAACCAGTGTTCTCACCGGTGATCTCGAGAGGAGTGTAAGTAAGGTTTAGCTGCGAGACCCAAGCGACGAAGGCAGGGGCGCCAGCAGTGGTGTCGGTGATGTAGGAGTTATTGGGGCCGACAGCAAGACCGGGGTTCTCCCAGGTGAGGTTGACCAACTTTCCGGGGAAAGACAGAGGCTCAGAGCGGTTGCGCGCGATGGCTGGGCCGCAAGAGTAGCCGGGGTGCTCAGTGCCATTGATGTTCACACAGCTCTCATCAGCGGGGATGGTGGAGTCGGCAGGGTCAGCGACGCGGCCACCGGCAACCTCGTGGGGCTTGGTGTCGTTGGGAGAGAAGCGGTTGGGGTTGGGCTGGTTGTCGATGAACAAAGCGGGGAAGTTCTGCCATGCGAGACGAGTGGTGTTCTCGGGGCAGGAGCTGATGTAGGGAGCAAGGTAGGTCCATTGCCATGACTGAGGAATGCCAGTCTCGAACCAGACGGGCATGGGATGAAGACCCATCATCTGACGGAAAGAGATCTGTTGGCGGGCCTCGGTAGCGATGGACTGAGAGAGGAGAGTGGCAACCTCGCGAGAGTCCATGTGGGCAAGGAACCCCCAAACACCAGACTCACCGAAGCGAGTGACCTTGATGTTGAAGTCGATGAACTCGCGGACAGTGCGGTATGGGTAGTTGTAAGTGCACTGGGGAGGAGCAGTCTCGCCGAGCATGTTGGTGAGGAGAGTAGCATGGCCACTCTCCTGGGTTGCCATGAAGGCAATGTAGGCGCGGTCCTCAGCAGTCAGACCAGCGTCAAGGAAGTCCTGAGTAGAGAAGACGGCAAGACCGTTGTTAAACAAGTCGAGCTCGATCCACTCCTGGTAGAGACCAAGGGTGATGGACTCGTAGTCGAAGTCGCTGTTGACCATGTAGCGAGGCTCGGTACCGTTGGTGCCAAGACCGCCAGCTGGTGTGTAGGGAATGGGCATGGGGTTCTGAGGCAGGCCATTGGTGTTGTAGTAGGTAGCCGTTGGGTTCGGCGGCAGAGGAGCAATGGCGGTGCCAATGGTAGTGGGCGCCTTAGCGGCTCCAGTAGTCGTGGGTGTACCAGAGTATGGTCCATGGCTGGTGGCTCCAGTTACATCAGAGCTCCTCCGGGGAGGAGCTGAGCCAGCTTCTGTGGGAATAGCCTTTGAGATTGTTAGTGAAGTTTTATCACAGCAATTGAGGATACTTACGGGAACCTGGGAGTCAGGACCGAAGACAGAAGCGGGAGTCGCAGCTGGCGTGAAGGTCACGGAGAAGCTGGCATCCGCGTTGGTGTAGCCTGCTGGCCCATCACCAGTCTCTTGGGGCGCGGCGCTGTACTGAGGAGCAGCGGCAGCAAAGGCTACAAGGACCGAAGTGGTGAGGAGGCTCTTGGTCAACATCTTGAATTCGAGTTGTCGGTTCGAGTTGTTGTGCAGTAGAAAGGACGGACGCCTGCCGTGGTTATATACGACTGTTCAGCTGGTGACCGCATGGCGTATACACGCTATTGCCATTAATTTCGAGTCGATGACACCAGTCAAGCGTCCCATTAGGGCTAAGATGCTATGATTTCATGACTGAACGGATGCGGCAGTGAGGACCGCAGCCATGGTAAAGTCGGCCACGACATGGGATTCTCGGGATTTGCATCGGAACGCTGGCACGGACGAATCAGACGTATCGCTGCTGAAAATTGCTTGCTCAATGCTTTTCGATGGCACCCGATGTTGTCTCGGCGCTGCGTGAACGCGTGCTGTGCAGGGGCGTGTTTTCCATATTCGCCCCGTGCACGACGTGACGACGTGATGACATGGTGGAGTTGTTTAAGTTTTGAGCCGCTAGTGCTCCCGCCCCGCAATCGATCGACCACTACAGTAAACAAACCGGGTTGCTTCCAAGGCTTGAGCAAGGTCTACCAGGACGGTTCGGGAGTAGTGTAACGCTTAAGCATACACCCGGTCAACTTTTGTTGCTGAGAAATCCGTCAGTTTCTCGACTACTCGCCTCCGCGGAACGGCAGTCTCGCGTGGCTGCGTGGATATGCCTGTCTTTATCCCAATTCCTACCCGCATTGTTTGCCCAGGCCTCTGCAGGTACAGAAGCAGGCACAACTCCGCTTGACTGATAACCGATGCGGCAATGGCAGCGCTGTCCAAGCCAGGCATATGTATCGCTTCCTCGGAAAAACAACAACGTGCGTCTGCAAGATGGGCAAATGAGATGAGATGGCTTTTTCCGATGGGGCTTGGGCAATCTTTGTCGCGTTAGCTAAGCACATGGTCGATGACGTTAGATGTGCGCAACTTCCGCCGAGTTTTGACGGAGAGCTGGGCGCATGGGAGATGATTATTGGAGAGATGTGCGTCAAACAATGCATAACTGAACACATTGACGATAACATGGGAGCAAGGATGTATTGTTCATGATTCAATCATTTGGCGCGCGACATCGGGCCCCAGTTCTCCCTTGGTGCGAGCTGGTACCGGACGTACTTGCCTCTGTCATGATCCTTGCCAAGCTTTTCGTCAAAGTTGACGTAGTATTTGGTGTTGAGATAAGCTGGCAAATCCTTTGCCGTTGCTGTCGCCGATTCCCCCGTACCTTGCGCCTCTGTCGCCGGATCGACCGGTACTTGTGCTGGTTCTGCAGCGGCAGTTGTCCTGGTGTGACCGCTCGCGCTTGCCTTTGCCATTATGGCGTGGCCCGGGCTCCCAGTCTTGAGCGCATTCTTGAGCGGCGCTCTCTGCCGCACCCATTCGAGCATAATGTGCCAGATGTCACTCCAAGAAGCGTCGGTTTTGATGGAGCCAGGCTTGCAATGGCTCATCGTTACTTTGAAGCCCGCATGTCGTAGCGCGCCACGTAGTGCTGCTAACGGTGGTGCAGAACAGTGGACCACCTTGGCTACCGAACTGGGTATGAAGAAAAATGGATGATGGTCTATCTCTGCCGGATCTGACTTGGGGATCAGGGCATCCAGTACTTGGGTCTGTTGCGCTCCGTTTGACTTCTCCAGCTTGGTGCCAAACGTAATCTCCTCCAAAGCTGTATGGAGCATTCCTTGTATGCGATCCATTGTCGGATACGTCTCGCGGTCAACATCATTCAGTTGCGCTAGTACTCTTTCGATAAAACCAACGTTATGCAACGGGCCGCCGTACATTGGTCCTGACAGGTGGGTCTTATGACCGCAGTGCTCGCAGTGCTGGTCCGCGGACGGCCCCTGAGCAAAGCCATGTTTATACATGGGATCACCGTTCTTGTTCTTCGTAACCTTGTTGCGTGCGAGGAACTGAGTAGACCATGCGCCGCAGCCACTTTCGCAGTGGTAGACGAGCATGGTTTTGCCGGCGAGCAGTTTGACGTCGTTTGGTGCTTTTCGTACTCGTACAAAGACTCGGATGTAGTAGTCGATGGAGAGGGAGAGAAGCGGCTCTATGGCCATGCCATAGCGAGCAGCTGAAGATGCGATGGCATGTAGGATCAGGCGTAGTCCACCCTCATGGCACGGCTCACCTTTGAAAGGCAGGCCACCATACTGTGAGTATGTCTTTTCGAGGTATCCGTGCGAGGCGAAGATGGCAGAGTCGGTACAGGTTACACACAGCATCCCATCGTCGTTGATTGCTTGTATGGCCGCATCGATGAACGGGGCTGCAGTACCGTAGGGATCTAGATCGATGACGTCGTATCCTTTCTTGTCACAGAAGCTGTACATGTAAGCTATAGCATTGCCCGTGTTTGCCGTTATGGTTTCTTCGAGTTTGTTGTGCTTCACGTTGAGTTTAATGGACTCTACAGCATTCGGCGACATGTCGTTCGCTGTGACGGCAGTCGCAAACGGTATCTCTTGGGCGTACCGAAGAGCACGAAGGCCAGTCGCAGATAGCGCATCCAAGATACTGAAGGCTGGCTTCCAGGGTGTCCTTCCCCCATTTATGTCCACCTCGTCCTCTGCCTCCTTCTCGCCGTTTTCGGTGACTCGCTGCTTCTTCGGGGGAGCTGCGTCGTCCTCCATCTCGACGTCGTCCAGCTTCCTCTTCTTGGACGTCACCTCTTCCACACCTGGCACTGCAGCTGTTTGGTTCACCTCGGTCACGTCGTTCGAACCGTCTGCGACATCCTTGGCTGCGCGACTTGCCTGCATCCGCTGCTTCTTCCGCGCATTTCTCTCCTTGAACTGTTCGTGCTTCTTGGACTTCCGCTGTATTGAATCCTGACCAAATGTCTTGATCGCCAGTACGCTCAAATCGCGGTTGAATTGCTGTATCGGGTTGTAGAAGACTTGTTGCTTCTGCGTATCTTCCTTGGACAATTTGGGGTCGGTCGAGGTGGGCACGCCCTGAGGCACGAGGATATGCGCCAACCCTTCCTTTATGGTGGTGTATTCTTTGCCCGCATGGCTTATTTGTTGCCCGGCTTGCGGTGTTGCATCAATCGTCTTGGCGAGCGCGTCAGTCATGGGAACATCGGCGGAGGCCATAGTGGGTGAAGTATGGAAGGCGCGTGGGAAAGAGCTACCGAAGGCGCATGCTCTGCGGGGAAGGGTCAGAAAGACTCGTGGTCCACATATACGGCGTACTAAGATGGTAATGGAAGCCACGGTTAGGCTTGCGACGCTATATCGTCCAAGAAGTGAAGGAGATTTCAGATCGTGCAGAGTAACGTCGCATCCACGGTCGCTAGCTGTCGCGCCGAGCTCCAAAATTTTGGGCTCGGAGTTAAGCTTAAATTTAGCGTGACAGCGCGCGGCACTGCCCCGCTCATCGACTCTCGCGCGATCTTGTGCACTCTTCAGACGCGTAGAAGGAGAAAGTCCAGCAGATATGCTGAATTAATGCAGCAATGTTCGTGGCACTAACTTGCATGATTTCACCCATGAGTACGACGCATTTGTGCCATCCTAAATATCCACAGGCCAATAGCCAAGTGGTTGCCTGAATATGGCGTTAAGTGTCTCACCGGTCCCCTGAACGCCTGATCGCCTCTCTTTTGTTTTTCTTGTATTTCATAACTTCgttctctttctctcttctcACACATTCATCCACATCACAATGGGCAGAAGTACCGACCCCCCTCCCCGCTACCGCGACGACCCCGATGCCGTATCTCTCCACACAACACCCGACGACTACGCCTACGACGATGCGCCCGAAATATCTGGTCTCCCTCCTTCGTACTCGGATAGCGAAGCACACACCGCAACACCACCCCTCATACCTATCCGCCATGTCACTCCGCCCACCACACGGACCGACCACAACAACCCCGGCTTCAGGAACGGCAAGCCCGTGGTAGTCGAGACACTGAACGTCATCGACCCCATCTACGACACCAGTCCCGAGGCCCTCGAATACGAAATCCGGAAGTATGCCAACACAGCGCCCATCCCGCTGATATACATAATGGGCACACACAAAGAAACCATCAAGCATGGCGATAAGAAGGAAACTAGACTCATCACCGACTTCCGCCTCGCCATCAATATGTCGCTATACCTTCGCAAGAACTTCAACGATGAAGACACATCAACAATGTCTCTCACCACGGTCGACAACACGGAGAAAACTCACCGCGGCACGATCCTGAAAAGCAGAGCCCCGGGCTTCAAACAAGACATTGAAATCAGCGGCGGCAATAAACCCAGTTTGAAAGAATGGTGTCATAGGTACTGTGCTTCTCCGCGCATGCTGCGCATCTTTCGTCTGCGTCGCCTCGTCACTGGTTTCGATGAGACGCTGCTCAAGAACCGGCTTGAAGGACTGGTCCGTGCGACGGGTTACCGGGGACATATATGCATCACCTTCCCCATTGAGGAGAGGAACATAGACTTCTACACCTCCAACCGCATAAACGCCTGGCGCTTGAAAAAATGGGTCTGCTGGCTGTTCTACCTGACTTTCCTGTGGATCTTCAGCTGGCCTTCCCTCTTCTTCGCTACCAGACGGTATGAGGTTGTGAAAGCAGAGTGGCCATTTTCCAGCATCGATGAGGAGGGTAATAAGACGTATACAACGATGAGTGAAGATCAGTGGTTTGAGAAGTGGCATGTGGCGGTTAGACGGTTGGTGCTGGATCGCTTTCAGGGCTTGGCGAGTGAGGAGATGATGGAGGGGGTTATGCGGAGGCCTGAAGATCCACCTATGCCGGGAACGACGGGACATGTGGAGATTGATAATGCCATGGGGATCTTGACACAAGGGTTCCAGGTTGCGAGGGCGATTCATACTGGCTCAGGGTTGGCAAGGGGACTACAAGGGGGGTGGGGATATGACTACTGATGAGGTGTGTATAGACTTGGAGTACTTCGGACTGTTATCGGGTTCATTTTTTGGCGTTGGTACCGGAGTTATGTAGCGCTACCATCATCCCCAGTCATCAGGTCACATTCTACTGTACAAATCCCGTCTCATCGCCATCCACAAAGCAACATCCCCCACCCCCTACTTCCACTCCCACAATTCCTCCACCACCCACTCAAAATCATGAAATCGAATAACCGCACCCAAGCCCAACACCTCCGCCCGAAGGGCCACACTACACGGCAAAAACGCTCCCCCAATCCTAACTGTCCGCTGCCACTTCTCCTTCTCCGTCTCCCCAGGATGATTATCATCCCACTCCCAACGCTCCACCGTCGTACTCTCACGCTGCATGATAATCCCCTGACAGAACTGACCCACCCTTACCACCAGACCCCTCACTCCCGCATGGTCCGCCTGGCAACGCAACACGACGCAGAGTTTCGTACCCGCTTCATTCGTCGCCACAGCATCGACATCCCTCCACATCTCCTCGTGCGTCTTGACGGCCCCCAGCGCAGGGTGGAATGCATGACCGACTTCGAGCGTGAGATCCTTGGCAATGGGATA is a genomic window containing:
- a CDS encoding Ferritin-2 multi-domain protein — protein: MLTKSLLTTSVLVAFAAAAPQYSAAPQETGDGPAGYTNADASFSVTFTPAATPASVFGPDSQVPAIPTEAGSAPPRRSSDVTGATSHGPYSGTPTTTGAAKAPTTIGTAIAPLPPNPTATYYNTNGLPQNPMPIPYTPAGGLGTNGTEPRYMVNSDFDYESITLGLYQEWIELDLFNNGLAVFSTQDFLDAGLTAEDRAYIAFMATQESGHATLLTNMLGETAPPQCTYNYPYRTVREFIDFNIKVTRFGESGVWGFLAHMDSREVATLLSQSIATEARQQISFRQMMGLHPMPVWFETGIPQSWQWTYLAPYISSCPENTTRLAWQNFPALFIDNQPNPNRFSPNDTKPHEVAGGRVADPADSTIPADESCVNINGTEHPGYSCGPAIARNRSEPLSFPGKLVNLTWENPGLAVGPNNSYITDTTAGAPAFVAWVSQLNLTYTPLEITGENTGFTYQPAGEVYEGDPAVNGTMFVALTDANPYLTPFNLSMINPHVVALGLYSSG
- a CDS encoding TEF1, Translation elongation factor EF-1alpha (GTPase), producing MSEAGKILAVLGSHGAGKATTIGNLIYKCGGIDMPTLERLEKGRNNGYARAFNEIKARNEKLYFYTPNNKITVTENLSNADGLLLIIMPHETDKQLQEIGDQLNGMASHKMVVLVNKLDEVDWSEDAFTDSVRVTNAVLQSLGVSKEQYDTRR
- a CDS encoding TRM1, N2,N2-dimethylguanosine tRNA methyltransferase; this translates as MASADVPMTDALAKTIDATPQAGQQISHAGKEYTTIKEGLAHILVPQGVPTSTDPKLSKEDTQKQQVFYNPIQQFNRDLSVLAIKTFGQDSIQRKSKKHEQFKERNARKKQRMQASRAAKDVADGSNDVTEVNQTAAVPGVEEVTSKKRKLDDVEMEDDAAPPKKQRVTENGEKEAEDEVDINGGRTPWKPAFSILDALSATGLRALRYAQEIPFATAVTANDMSPNAVESIKLNVKHNKLEETITANTGNAIAYMYSFCDKKGYDVIDLDPYGTAAPFIDAAIQAINDDGMLCVTCTDSAIFASHGYLEKTYSQYGGLPFKGEPCHEGGLRLILHAIASSAARYGMAIEPLLSLSIDYYIRVFVRVRKAPNDVKLLAGKTMLVYHCESGCGAWSTQFLARNKVTKNKNGDPMYKHGFAQGPSADQHCEHCGHKTHLSGPMYGGPLHNVGFIERVLAQLNDVDRETYPTMDRIQGMLHTALEEITFGTKLEKSNGAQQTQVLDALIPKSDPAEIDHHPFFFIPSSVAKVVHCSAPPLAALRGALRHAGFKVTMSHCKPGSIKTDASWSDIWHIMLEWVRQRAPLKNALKTGSPGHAIMAKASASGHTRTTAAAEPAQVPVDPATEAQGTGESATATAKDLPAYLNTKYYVNFDEKLGKDHDRGKYVRYQLAPRENWGPMSRAK